The Hypomesus transpacificus isolate Combined female chromosome 3, fHypTra1, whole genome shotgun sequence genome has a window encoding:
- the ppp1r13ba gene encoding protein phosphatase 1, regulatory subunit 13Ba isoform X1, with translation MKRFLSQVLRRLVSVSKDQPWFHHQKPHRSCPWTRSRAKEQPQGQEGKQAPVPAPCGVDKTILTVFLNDTQQMLTEVPITPETTCRDVVDFCKEAGESGCHLAEVWQGNERGIPFEHLMYEHLQRWGPRRIAVKFYLRHEECPSHSSLHESPEQSSTGRGGNTDLLTDNQAGVPRVELTLSELQEMATRQQQQIEAQQQMLVAKLSSVRTEEQRLRYLQHQGGRQGQGPGGQTQSEAEKLQRLKERVESQEAKLKKIRAMRGQVDYSKLINGNLSAEIEHVSGLFQEKQAELQSAVLRVDQLTQQLDDLRRGRLNGLQPLGAPLSGSAALELRKLYQELQVRNKLNREQSGKLQQNKELLNKKNSEVTMMDKRIGDLRERLQKKRAEARHTDHTRSLTRVNGGPPSPQPAPCSSGRVAAVCPYIQVPVPGRQEGGYSLPPDPLKPPHGFNHARSHSEEEGCGVRKPPSQWKVSDLDVLLAPAEQGEGPRSPSGAENVNSTDAAWPGLSKSVSSFQPSDWRNTSPDQMDSSRLSMSRPPPSYGTYPSTGHPSMGSSTSSLPRSAPATLAWQRPGTSSTSQQIQQRISIPPSPTPSSQPQGERPDPPLAVAVRPYVPDKASRPQSPRKGPATMNSSSIYHMYLQQPATKNYGSLSNRSTVKAVYGKPVLPCSSTSPSPVPFQQGALSPGRGMGGEDVVDREGGDSSHPPPSVHHIPRPLSPTKLTPVAHSPLRYQSDADLEVLRRRLANAPRPLKKRSSITEPEGPAGPNIQKLLYQRFNTLAGGMEAGSATPFYQPAFLGTGLAGGLVEMENNNTANVCPLESASLVVSSAEGPNSDTRLSPPTPADKQRTSPIPSPSPSPPGQSVPCTATPQHSPPASDRLEDQNNNTQAGSKSPGSSPSPETTQPQQRNPSPRAMTPTTPSKVKRTNLKKPESERTGHGLRVKFNPLALLLDASLEGEFDLVQRIIYEVVNPSTANDEGITPLHNAVCAGHHHIVKFLLDFGVNVNAADSDGWTPLHCAASCNSVHLCKLLVESGAAIFATTISDVETAADKCEEMEDGYAQCSQFLYGVQEKLGVMNKGSVYALWNYEAQSPDELSFHEGDAITILRRRDDTETEWWWARLHEHEGYVPRNLLGLYPRIKPRQRSLA, from the exons AGAGAGGGATCCCTTTCGAGCATCTGATGTACGAACATCTGCAGAGGTGGGGCCCCAGGAGGATAGCAGTCAAGTTCTACTTGCGACATGAGGAGTGTCCGTCCCACTCCAGCCTGCATG AGagtccagagcagagcagcacaggaagaggagggaacaCCGACCTGCTCACTGACAACCAG gCTGGGGTGCCTCGCGTGGAGCTGACCCTGTCAGAGCTACAGGAAATGGCTACACGACAGCAGCAACAGATAGAGGCCCAACAACAGATGCTGGTCGCCAAG ctctcctctgtGCGCACAGAG gagcagAGGCTGAGGTACCTGCAGCACcaggggggcaggcagggtcAGGGTCCAGGGGGCCAGACCCAGTCTGAGGCTGAGAAGCTCCAGAGGCtgaaagagagggtggagagccAGGAGGCCAAGCTGAAGAAGATAAGAGCCATGAGAGGACAGGTGGACTACAGCAAGCTCATCAACGGCAACCTGT CGGCCGAGATCGAGCACGTGAGCGGGCTGTTCCAGGAGAAGCAGGCCGAGCTGCAGTCAGCCGTGCTGCGGGTGGACCAGCTCACCCAGCAACTGGACGACTTGCGCAGGGGCCGCCTCAACGGCCTGCAGCCTCTCGGAGCTCCCCTCAGCGGCTCGGCCGCCCTGGAGCTCAGGAAGCTGTACCAGGAGCTGCAG gtgcgtAACAAGCTGAACCGCGAGCAGAGCGGCAAACTGCAGCAGAACAAGGAGCTCCTGAACAAGAAGAACTCCGAGGTCACCATGATGGACAAGAGGATCGGAGACCTGAGAGAACGCCTCCAGAAGAAACGAGCTGAGGCACgtcacacagaccacacacgcTCC ttGACCAGGGTGAACGGgggtcccccgtccccccaacCTGCCCCCTGCAGCTCGGGCCGGGTGGCAGCCGTGTGTCCCTACATCCAGGTCCCCGTCCCGGGGCGGCAGGAGGGGGGGTACAGCCttccccctgaccccctcaAACCCCCTCATGGCTTTAACCATGCCAGATCACACTCAG aggaagaggggtgcGGCGTGAGGAAGCCTCCCAGCCAATGGAAGGTGTCAGATTTAGACGTCCTATTGGCCCCTGCGGAGCAAGGGGAGGGGCCTAGGTCCCCCTCGGGGGCGGAGAATGTCAACT CTACCGACGCAGCTTGGCCCGGCCTCAGTAAGAGCGTGTCATCTTTCCAGCCCTCTGATTGGAGGAACACCAGTCCAGATCAG ATGGACTCCAGTAGGCTCTCCATGTCCAGACCCCCACCCAGCTATGGCACCTACCCCAGCACAGGCCACCCCTCCATGGGCTCGTCCACCAGCTCTCTGCCCCGCTCTGCGCCTGCCACCCTGGCCTGGCAGAGACCCGGGACATCCTCCACCTCTCAGCAGATccagcagcgcatatccatacCCCCCAGCCCCACGCCCTCCTCGCAGCCCCAGGGGGAGAGGCCGGACCCCCCCTTGGCGGTGGCAGTGCGTCCCTACGTCCCAGACAAGGCCTCCAGGCCCCAGTCCCCCAGGAAGGGACCAGCCACCATGAACTCCAGCTCCATCTACCACATGTACCTGCAGCAGCCGGCCACCAAGAACTATGGCTCTCTCAGCAACAGGAGCACTGTCAAAGCAG TGTATGGTAAACCAGTGCTGCCGTGcagttccacctccccctcccctgtgccCTTCCAACAGGGGGCGTTGTCTCCAGGcagggggatgggaggagaagaCGTggtagacagggaggggggcgacAGTTCACATCCCCCGCCAAGCGTACACCACATCCCCcgccccctcagccccaccAAGCTCACTCCCGTCGCCCACTCCCCCCTCCGTTACCAGAGCGACGCTGACCTGGAGGTCCTGAGGCGTCGCCTTGCCAACGCACCCCGCCCGCTCAAGAAGCGCAGCTCCATCACAGAGCCCGAGGGCCCGGCCGGACCCAACATCCAGAAGCTTCTGTACCAGCGCTTCAACACCTTGGCAGGGGGCATGGAGGCAGGCAGTGCCACTCCCTTCTACCAGCCTGCCTTCCTGGGCACAGGGCTGGCAGGAGGCCTGGTAGAGATGGAGAATAACAACACAGCCAATGTTTGCCCTCTAGAGTCTGCTTCCCTGGTGGTCTCTTCGGCAGAGGGTCCCAACTCTGACACCcgcctgtccccccccacccctgcagACAAGCAGAGgacctcccccatcccctccccttccccctcccctcctggccAGTCCGTTCCCTGCACGGCCACGCCCCAGCACAGTCCCCCGGCCTCTGATAGGCTGGAGGATCAAAACAACAACACCCAGGCTGGGTCCAAatcccctggctcctcccccagcccagagACCACCCAACCACAGCAGAGAAACCCCTCCCCTCGGGCCATGACACCCACGACCCCGTCCAAG gtgaagCGTACCAACCTGAAGAAGCCTGAGTCAGAGAGGACGGGTCACGGCCTGAGGGTGAAGTTCAATCCCCTGGCTCTTCTCCTGGACGCCTCTCTGGAGGGAGAGTTCGACCTGGTCCAGAGGATCATCTATGAG GTGGTGAACCCCAGCACGGCTAACGACGAGGGGATCACTCCGCTCCACAACGCTGTGTGTGCGGGGCACCACCACATCGTCAAGTTCCTGCTTGACTTCGGGGTCAATGTTAATGCTGCTGACAGTGATGGATG GACTCCTCTCCACTGTGCAGCCTCCTGTAACAGTGTTCACCTGTGTAAGCTCTTAGTGGAGTCTGGGGCGGCCATCTTTGCCACCACCATCAGTGACGTGGAGACGGCTGCAGACAagtgtgaggagatggaggacggATACGCTCAGTGCTCCCAGTTCCTCTACG GTGTGCAGGAGAAGCTGGGTGTGATGAACAAAGGCTCGGTTTACGCTCTGTGGAACTACGAGGCCCAGAGTCCCGACGAGCTCTCCTTCCACGAGGGGGACGCCATCACCATCCTGCGTCGTCGCGACGACACGGAGACGGAGTGGTGGTGGGCTCGGCTACATGAGCACGAGGGCTACGTGCCTCGCAACCTGTTGGGG CTCTACCCCAGGATCAAGCCCAGACAGCGTTCCCTGGCTTAG
- the ppp1r13ba gene encoding protein phosphatase 1, regulatory subunit 13Ba isoform X5, producing the protein MKRFLSQVLRRLVSVSKDQPWFHHQKPHRSCPWTRSRAKEQPQGQEGKQAPVPAPCGVDKTILTVFLNDTQQMLTEVPITPETTCRDVVDFCKEAGESGCHLAEVWQGNERGIPFEHLMYEHLQRWGPRRIAVKFYLRHEECPSHSSLHESPEQSSTGRGGNTDLLTDNQAGVPRVELTLSELQEMATRQQQQIEAQQQMLVAKLSSVRTEEQRLRYLQHQGGRQGQGPGGQTQSEAEKLQRLKERVESQEAKLKKIRAMRGQVDYSKLINGNLSAEIEHVSGLFQEKQAELQSAVLRVDQLTQQLDDLRRGRLNGLQPLGAPLSGSAALELRKLYQELQVRNKLNREQSGKLQQNKELLNKKNSEVTMMDKRIGDLRERLQKKRAEARHTDHTRSLTRVNGGPPSPQPAPCSSGRVAAVCPYIQVPVPGRQEGGYSLPPDPLKPPHGFNHARSHSATDAAWPGLSKSVSSFQPSDWRNTSPDQMDSSRLSMSRPPPSYGTYPSTGHPSMGSSTSSLPRSAPATLAWQRPGTSSTSQQIQQRISIPPSPTPSSQPQGERPDPPLAVAVRPYVPDKASRPQSPRKGPATMNSSSIYHMYLQQPATKNYGSLSNRSTVKAVYGKPVLPCSSTSPSPVPFQQGALSPGRGMGGEDVVDREGGDSSHPPPSVHHIPRPLSPTKLTPVAHSPLRYQSDADLEVLRRRLANAPRPLKKRSSITEPEGPAGPNIQKLLYQRFNTLAGGMEAGSATPFYQPAFLGTGLAGGLVEMENNNTANVCPLESASLVVSSAEGPNSDTRLSPPTPADKQRTSPIPSPSPSPPGQSVPCTATPQHSPPASDRLEDQNNNTQAGSKSPGSSPSPETTQPQQRNPSPRAMTPTTPSKVKRTNLKKPESERTGHGLRVKFNPLALLLDASLEGEFDLVQRIIYEVVNPSTANDEGITPLHNAVCAGHHHIVKFLLDFGVNVNAADSDGWTPLHCAASCNSVHLCKLLVESGAAIFATTISDVETAADKCEEMEDGYAQCSQFLYGVQEKLGVMNKGSVYALWNYEAQSPDELSFHEGDAITILRRRDDTETEWWWARLHEHEGYVPRNLLGLYPRIKPRQRSLA; encoded by the exons AGAGAGGGATCCCTTTCGAGCATCTGATGTACGAACATCTGCAGAGGTGGGGCCCCAGGAGGATAGCAGTCAAGTTCTACTTGCGACATGAGGAGTGTCCGTCCCACTCCAGCCTGCATG AGagtccagagcagagcagcacaggaagaggagggaacaCCGACCTGCTCACTGACAACCAG gCTGGGGTGCCTCGCGTGGAGCTGACCCTGTCAGAGCTACAGGAAATGGCTACACGACAGCAGCAACAGATAGAGGCCCAACAACAGATGCTGGTCGCCAAG ctctcctctgtGCGCACAGAG gagcagAGGCTGAGGTACCTGCAGCACcaggggggcaggcagggtcAGGGTCCAGGGGGCCAGACCCAGTCTGAGGCTGAGAAGCTCCAGAGGCtgaaagagagggtggagagccAGGAGGCCAAGCTGAAGAAGATAAGAGCCATGAGAGGACAGGTGGACTACAGCAAGCTCATCAACGGCAACCTGT CGGCCGAGATCGAGCACGTGAGCGGGCTGTTCCAGGAGAAGCAGGCCGAGCTGCAGTCAGCCGTGCTGCGGGTGGACCAGCTCACCCAGCAACTGGACGACTTGCGCAGGGGCCGCCTCAACGGCCTGCAGCCTCTCGGAGCTCCCCTCAGCGGCTCGGCCGCCCTGGAGCTCAGGAAGCTGTACCAGGAGCTGCAG gtgcgtAACAAGCTGAACCGCGAGCAGAGCGGCAAACTGCAGCAGAACAAGGAGCTCCTGAACAAGAAGAACTCCGAGGTCACCATGATGGACAAGAGGATCGGAGACCTGAGAGAACGCCTCCAGAAGAAACGAGCTGAGGCACgtcacacagaccacacacgcTCC ttGACCAGGGTGAACGGgggtcccccgtccccccaacCTGCCCCCTGCAGCTCGGGCCGGGTGGCAGCCGTGTGTCCCTACATCCAGGTCCCCGTCCCGGGGCGGCAGGAGGGGGGGTACAGCCttccccctgaccccctcaAACCCCCTCATGGCTTTAACCATGCCAGATCACACTCAG CTACCGACGCAGCTTGGCCCGGCCTCAGTAAGAGCGTGTCATCTTTCCAGCCCTCTGATTGGAGGAACACCAGTCCAGATCAG ATGGACTCCAGTAGGCTCTCCATGTCCAGACCCCCACCCAGCTATGGCACCTACCCCAGCACAGGCCACCCCTCCATGGGCTCGTCCACCAGCTCTCTGCCCCGCTCTGCGCCTGCCACCCTGGCCTGGCAGAGACCCGGGACATCCTCCACCTCTCAGCAGATccagcagcgcatatccatacCCCCCAGCCCCACGCCCTCCTCGCAGCCCCAGGGGGAGAGGCCGGACCCCCCCTTGGCGGTGGCAGTGCGTCCCTACGTCCCAGACAAGGCCTCCAGGCCCCAGTCCCCCAGGAAGGGACCAGCCACCATGAACTCCAGCTCCATCTACCACATGTACCTGCAGCAGCCGGCCACCAAGAACTATGGCTCTCTCAGCAACAGGAGCACTGTCAAAGCAG TGTATGGTAAACCAGTGCTGCCGTGcagttccacctccccctcccctgtgccCTTCCAACAGGGGGCGTTGTCTCCAGGcagggggatgggaggagaagaCGTggtagacagggaggggggcgacAGTTCACATCCCCCGCCAAGCGTACACCACATCCCCcgccccctcagccccaccAAGCTCACTCCCGTCGCCCACTCCCCCCTCCGTTACCAGAGCGACGCTGACCTGGAGGTCCTGAGGCGTCGCCTTGCCAACGCACCCCGCCCGCTCAAGAAGCGCAGCTCCATCACAGAGCCCGAGGGCCCGGCCGGACCCAACATCCAGAAGCTTCTGTACCAGCGCTTCAACACCTTGGCAGGGGGCATGGAGGCAGGCAGTGCCACTCCCTTCTACCAGCCTGCCTTCCTGGGCACAGGGCTGGCAGGAGGCCTGGTAGAGATGGAGAATAACAACACAGCCAATGTTTGCCCTCTAGAGTCTGCTTCCCTGGTGGTCTCTTCGGCAGAGGGTCCCAACTCTGACACCcgcctgtccccccccacccctgcagACAAGCAGAGgacctcccccatcccctccccttccccctcccctcctggccAGTCCGTTCCCTGCACGGCCACGCCCCAGCACAGTCCCCCGGCCTCTGATAGGCTGGAGGATCAAAACAACAACACCCAGGCTGGGTCCAAatcccctggctcctcccccagcccagagACCACCCAACCACAGCAGAGAAACCCCTCCCCTCGGGCCATGACACCCACGACCCCGTCCAAG gtgaagCGTACCAACCTGAAGAAGCCTGAGTCAGAGAGGACGGGTCACGGCCTGAGGGTGAAGTTCAATCCCCTGGCTCTTCTCCTGGACGCCTCTCTGGAGGGAGAGTTCGACCTGGTCCAGAGGATCATCTATGAG GTGGTGAACCCCAGCACGGCTAACGACGAGGGGATCACTCCGCTCCACAACGCTGTGTGTGCGGGGCACCACCACATCGTCAAGTTCCTGCTTGACTTCGGGGTCAATGTTAATGCTGCTGACAGTGATGGATG GACTCCTCTCCACTGTGCAGCCTCCTGTAACAGTGTTCACCTGTGTAAGCTCTTAGTGGAGTCTGGGGCGGCCATCTTTGCCACCACCATCAGTGACGTGGAGACGGCTGCAGACAagtgtgaggagatggaggacggATACGCTCAGTGCTCCCAGTTCCTCTACG GTGTGCAGGAGAAGCTGGGTGTGATGAACAAAGGCTCGGTTTACGCTCTGTGGAACTACGAGGCCCAGAGTCCCGACGAGCTCTCCTTCCACGAGGGGGACGCCATCACCATCCTGCGTCGTCGCGACGACACGGAGACGGAGTGGTGGTGGGCTCGGCTACATGAGCACGAGGGCTACGTGCCTCGCAACCTGTTGGGG CTCTACCCCAGGATCAAGCCCAGACAGCGTTCCCTGGCTTAG
- the ppp1r13ba gene encoding protein phosphatase 1, regulatory subunit 13Ba isoform X7, which yields MLPTILTVFLNDTQQMLTEVPITPETTCRDVVDFCKEAGESGCHLAEVWQGNERGIPFEHLMYEHLQRWGPRRIAVKFYLRHEECPSHSSLHESPEQSSTGRGGNTDLLTDNQAGVPRVELTLSELQEMATRQQQQIEAQQQMLVAKLSSVRTEEQRLRYLQHQGGRQGQGPGGQTQSEAEKLQRLKERVESQEAKLKKIRAMRGQVDYSKLINGNLSAEIEHVSGLFQEKQAELQSAVLRVDQLTQQLDDLRRGRLNGLQPLGAPLSGSAALELRKLYQELQVRNKLNREQSGKLQQNKELLNKKNSEVTMMDKRIGDLRERLQKKRAEARHTDHTRSLTRVNGGPPSPQPAPCSSGRVAAVCPYIQVPVPGRQEGGYSLPPDPLKPPHGFNHARSHSEEEGCGVRKPPSQWKVSDLDVLLAPAEQGEGPRSPSGAENVNSTDAAWPGLSKSVSSFQPSDWRNTSPDQMDSSRLSMSRPPPSYGTYPSTGHPSMGSSTSSLPRSAPATLAWQRPGTSSTSQQIQQRISIPPSPTPSSQPQGERPDPPLAVAVRPYVPDKASRPQSPRKGPATMNSSSIYHMYLQQPATKNYGSLSNRSTVKAVYGKPVLPCSSTSPSPVPFQQGALSPGRGMGGEDVVDREGGDSSHPPPSVHHIPRPLSPTKLTPVAHSPLRYQSDADLEVLRRRLANAPRPLKKRSSITEPEGPAGPNIQKLLYQRFNTLAGGMEAGSATPFYQPAFLGTGLAGGLVEMENNNTANVCPLESASLVVSSAEGPNSDTRLSPPTPADKQRTSPIPSPSPSPPGQSVPCTATPQHSPPASDRLEDQNNNTQAGSKSPGSSPSPETTQPQQRNPSPRAMTPTTPSKVKRTNLKKPESERTGHGLRVKFNPLALLLDASLEGEFDLVQRIIYEVVNPSTANDEGITPLHNAVCAGHHHIVKFLLDFGVNVNAADSDGWTPLHCAASCNSVHLCKLLVESGAAIFATTISDVETAADKCEEMEDGYAQCSQFLYGVQEKLGVMNKGSVYALWNYEAQSPDELSFHEGDAITILRRRDDTETEWWWARLHEHEGYVPRNLLGLYPRIKPRQRSLA from the exons AGAGAGGGATCCCTTTCGAGCATCTGATGTACGAACATCTGCAGAGGTGGGGCCCCAGGAGGATAGCAGTCAAGTTCTACTTGCGACATGAGGAGTGTCCGTCCCACTCCAGCCTGCATG AGagtccagagcagagcagcacaggaagaggagggaacaCCGACCTGCTCACTGACAACCAG gCTGGGGTGCCTCGCGTGGAGCTGACCCTGTCAGAGCTACAGGAAATGGCTACACGACAGCAGCAACAGATAGAGGCCCAACAACAGATGCTGGTCGCCAAG ctctcctctgtGCGCACAGAG gagcagAGGCTGAGGTACCTGCAGCACcaggggggcaggcagggtcAGGGTCCAGGGGGCCAGACCCAGTCTGAGGCTGAGAAGCTCCAGAGGCtgaaagagagggtggagagccAGGAGGCCAAGCTGAAGAAGATAAGAGCCATGAGAGGACAGGTGGACTACAGCAAGCTCATCAACGGCAACCTGT CGGCCGAGATCGAGCACGTGAGCGGGCTGTTCCAGGAGAAGCAGGCCGAGCTGCAGTCAGCCGTGCTGCGGGTGGACCAGCTCACCCAGCAACTGGACGACTTGCGCAGGGGCCGCCTCAACGGCCTGCAGCCTCTCGGAGCTCCCCTCAGCGGCTCGGCCGCCCTGGAGCTCAGGAAGCTGTACCAGGAGCTGCAG gtgcgtAACAAGCTGAACCGCGAGCAGAGCGGCAAACTGCAGCAGAACAAGGAGCTCCTGAACAAGAAGAACTCCGAGGTCACCATGATGGACAAGAGGATCGGAGACCTGAGAGAACGCCTCCAGAAGAAACGAGCTGAGGCACgtcacacagaccacacacgcTCC ttGACCAGGGTGAACGGgggtcccccgtccccccaacCTGCCCCCTGCAGCTCGGGCCGGGTGGCAGCCGTGTGTCCCTACATCCAGGTCCCCGTCCCGGGGCGGCAGGAGGGGGGGTACAGCCttccccctgaccccctcaAACCCCCTCATGGCTTTAACCATGCCAGATCACACTCAG aggaagaggggtgcGGCGTGAGGAAGCCTCCCAGCCAATGGAAGGTGTCAGATTTAGACGTCCTATTGGCCCCTGCGGAGCAAGGGGAGGGGCCTAGGTCCCCCTCGGGGGCGGAGAATGTCAACT CTACCGACGCAGCTTGGCCCGGCCTCAGTAAGAGCGTGTCATCTTTCCAGCCCTCTGATTGGAGGAACACCAGTCCAGATCAG ATGGACTCCAGTAGGCTCTCCATGTCCAGACCCCCACCCAGCTATGGCACCTACCCCAGCACAGGCCACCCCTCCATGGGCTCGTCCACCAGCTCTCTGCCCCGCTCTGCGCCTGCCACCCTGGCCTGGCAGAGACCCGGGACATCCTCCACCTCTCAGCAGATccagcagcgcatatccatacCCCCCAGCCCCACGCCCTCCTCGCAGCCCCAGGGGGAGAGGCCGGACCCCCCCTTGGCGGTGGCAGTGCGTCCCTACGTCCCAGACAAGGCCTCCAGGCCCCAGTCCCCCAGGAAGGGACCAGCCACCATGAACTCCAGCTCCATCTACCACATGTACCTGCAGCAGCCGGCCACCAAGAACTATGGCTCTCTCAGCAACAGGAGCACTGTCAAAGCAG TGTATGGTAAACCAGTGCTGCCGTGcagttccacctccccctcccctgtgccCTTCCAACAGGGGGCGTTGTCTCCAGGcagggggatgggaggagaagaCGTggtagacagggaggggggcgacAGTTCACATCCCCCGCCAAGCGTACACCACATCCCCcgccccctcagccccaccAAGCTCACTCCCGTCGCCCACTCCCCCCTCCGTTACCAGAGCGACGCTGACCTGGAGGTCCTGAGGCGTCGCCTTGCCAACGCACCCCGCCCGCTCAAGAAGCGCAGCTCCATCACAGAGCCCGAGGGCCCGGCCGGACCCAACATCCAGAAGCTTCTGTACCAGCGCTTCAACACCTTGGCAGGGGGCATGGAGGCAGGCAGTGCCACTCCCTTCTACCAGCCTGCCTTCCTGGGCACAGGGCTGGCAGGAGGCCTGGTAGAGATGGAGAATAACAACACAGCCAATGTTTGCCCTCTAGAGTCTGCTTCCCTGGTGGTCTCTTCGGCAGAGGGTCCCAACTCTGACACCcgcctgtccccccccacccctgcagACAAGCAGAGgacctcccccatcccctccccttccccctcccctcctggccAGTCCGTTCCCTGCACGGCCACGCCCCAGCACAGTCCCCCGGCCTCTGATAGGCTGGAGGATCAAAACAACAACACCCAGGCTGGGTCCAAatcccctggctcctcccccagcccagagACCACCCAACCACAGCAGAGAAACCCCTCCCCTCGGGCCATGACACCCACGACCCCGTCCAAG gtgaagCGTACCAACCTGAAGAAGCCTGAGTCAGAGAGGACGGGTCACGGCCTGAGGGTGAAGTTCAATCCCCTGGCTCTTCTCCTGGACGCCTCTCTGGAGGGAGAGTTCGACCTGGTCCAGAGGATCATCTATGAG GTGGTGAACCCCAGCACGGCTAACGACGAGGGGATCACTCCGCTCCACAACGCTGTGTGTGCGGGGCACCACCACATCGTCAAGTTCCTGCTTGACTTCGGGGTCAATGTTAATGCTGCTGACAGTGATGGATG GACTCCTCTCCACTGTGCAGCCTCCTGTAACAGTGTTCACCTGTGTAAGCTCTTAGTGGAGTCTGGGGCGGCCATCTTTGCCACCACCATCAGTGACGTGGAGACGGCTGCAGACAagtgtgaggagatggaggacggATACGCTCAGTGCTCCCAGTTCCTCTACG GTGTGCAGGAGAAGCTGGGTGTGATGAACAAAGGCTCGGTTTACGCTCTGTGGAACTACGAGGCCCAGAGTCCCGACGAGCTCTCCTTCCACGAGGGGGACGCCATCACCATCCTGCGTCGTCGCGACGACACGGAGACGGAGTGGTGGTGGGCTCGGCTACATGAGCACGAGGGCTACGTGCCTCGCAACCTGTTGGGG CTCTACCCCAGGATCAAGCCCAGACAGCGTTCCCTGGCTTAG